In one window of Nocardiopsis aegyptia DNA:
- a CDS encoding multidrug effflux MFS transporter, whose amino-acid sequence MQSPKSPPATPAGSASGVAAPPPAWTPTRRSVALLVMVLGVLTATGPLATDMYLPAFPQITEELGASEAQVGLTLTAMMLGLAVGQLVIGPMSDAFGRRTPLLIGVAVFTVTSVLCVFVPNVTVFIGLRFVQGMAGAAGAVIGRAVVRDLFKGDDAVRFFSRLALVMMLAPLLAPLAGAQLLLVGPWQVSFWVLAVMAAISFVLVLVWLPESLPVQERRPQGPRRLARTVGGLVRQARFMGPVLTLGLSFGMLFTYVSAFSFVSQHEFGASPQTYAWLFAINSLGMMAGTQTNGLLVGRVETLRRLGLGLLLALVSVVTLLVLALTGVATLWVTVGLLALMMFSVGFIFPNSTVTALDGQPVAVAGTASALMGALQFTLGGGVAALAGMTPSGEASLVSMAAVMAGASVLSALAFVWTVRSKVR is encoded by the coding sequence GTGCAGTCCCCGAAGTCACCCCCCGCCACGCCTGCCGGCTCCGCTTCCGGCGTCGCCGCGCCGCCCCCCGCGTGGACGCCGACGCGTCGGTCCGTCGCGCTGCTGGTGATGGTGCTGGGGGTGCTGACGGCCACCGGGCCGTTGGCCACCGACATGTACCTCCCGGCGTTCCCCCAGATCACCGAGGAGTTGGGGGCGAGCGAGGCGCAGGTCGGCCTGACGCTGACCGCGATGATGCTCGGCCTGGCCGTGGGCCAGTTGGTGATCGGTCCGATGAGCGATGCCTTCGGGCGGCGTACTCCGCTGTTGATCGGTGTCGCGGTGTTCACCGTGACGTCGGTGCTGTGCGTGTTCGTGCCGAACGTGACGGTGTTCATCGGGTTGCGTTTCGTGCAGGGCATGGCCGGTGCGGCGGGTGCGGTGATCGGCCGGGCGGTCGTGCGCGACCTGTTCAAGGGCGACGACGCGGTGCGGTTCTTCTCGCGGCTGGCGCTGGTGATGATGCTGGCTCCGCTGTTGGCTCCGCTGGCGGGTGCGCAGTTGCTGCTGGTGGGTCCGTGGCAGGTGAGCTTCTGGGTGCTGGCGGTGATGGCGGCGATCAGCTTCGTGCTGGTGTTGGTGTGGCTGCCGGAGAGCCTTCCGGTGCAGGAGCGGCGTCCGCAGGGTCCGCGGCGGTTGGCCAGGACCGTGGGCGGGTTGGTGCGCCAGGCCCGGTTCATGGGACCGGTTCTGACGCTGGGTCTGAGCTTCGGGATGCTGTTCACGTACGTGTCGGCGTTCTCGTTCGTCTCGCAGCACGAGTTCGGTGCTTCGCCGCAGACGTACGCGTGGCTGTTCGCGATCAACTCGCTGGGGATGATGGCGGGTACGCAGACGAACGGCCTGCTGGTGGGCCGGGTGGAGACGCTGCGGCGTCTGGGGTTGGGTCTGCTGTTGGCGCTGGTGTCGGTGGTGACCCTGTTGGTGCTGGCGTTGACCGGTGTCGCGACGTTGTGGGTGACGGTGGGGTTGTTGGCGTTGATGATGTTCAGCGTCGGGTTCATCTTCCCCAACTCGACGGTGACGGCGTTGGACGGTCAGCCGGTGGCCGTGGCGGGGACGGCTTCGGCTCTGATGGGGGCGCTGCAGTTCACGCTGGGTGGTGGTGTGGCCGCTCTGGCGGGGATGACGCCGTCGGGTGAGGCGTCGTTGGTGAGTATGGCCGCGGTGATGGCCGGTGCGTCGGTGTTGTCGGCTCTGGCGTTCGTGTGGACGGTGCGGTCGAAGGTCCGATGA
- a CDS encoding AMP-binding protein — protein MGEAGVTPGVRARAMSGLGDLVYEGASGDAHAELFSVPVGDGWRRRTAGEFATDVTSVAKGLIAAGVGEGDRVLVVSASHQEWVRVAFAVWSVRGVVVPLEPSASAERVVRVVRETRPAAALVEGDRLLGTVTGLQRELPDLGRVWRLEPDLPDLVSLGAYMDATSVRFRRDETRPEDAAVVLYPLSTVSRETRGVVLSHGALLTAAASLVDRMWPRLSELDPGRASALLDLPLTQVQGLASLVACVVGRVRVGLTAPGTLMARVSSFKPTVLVCSAAQLESVFAVERERAQSTGWDSLATFNASVAAAVDFDQSPKKGAWRRLSRSMYGWSFVRVREIFGNRVHLGVCWGGGLSHELDAFFGGVGVPVMQVFGTPETAGAFSANAVGDRVAGSVGRVLDDRELWVSPEGEAYVRGGALFSGYWGDAEGSRSAFRDGWLATGVAVEVDGSGFVGLRGRVRPQAAVAEVPGRFVARSASVGAAVERVEPGVAVVPAEERVAAGSWSPEPAAVESGERSDAELVAEFEARLRAHPLISQVLVIVEGRPFASALVTLVRDQLEYWRLVNGRPLSMAPEEIAGDRDLLREVQGLVYEANRSVPRHLAVRSFHVLAEEFTSQSGLVQPSGELRREAVLRAFAEEIDGLYRVRREP, from the coding sequence ATGGGCGAGGCTGGTGTCACCCCCGGTGTGCGGGCTCGGGCGATGTCCGGGCTGGGCGACCTGGTGTACGAGGGGGCGTCCGGTGACGCGCATGCCGAACTGTTCTCGGTGCCGGTGGGTGATGGCTGGCGGCGTCGGACGGCGGGTGAGTTCGCCACGGACGTGACGTCGGTGGCCAAGGGGCTGATCGCGGCCGGTGTGGGCGAGGGCGACCGGGTGCTGGTGGTGTCGGCTTCGCATCAGGAGTGGGTGCGGGTCGCGTTCGCCGTGTGGTCGGTGCGTGGTGTGGTGGTGCCGTTGGAGCCGTCGGCTTCGGCGGAGCGGGTGGTGCGGGTGGTGCGTGAGACGCGTCCGGCCGCTGCTCTGGTGGAGGGCGACCGGTTGCTGGGCACGGTGACGGGTCTGCAGCGGGAGCTGCCGGATCTGGGGCGTGTGTGGCGGTTGGAGCCGGATCTGCCGGATCTGGTGTCGCTGGGTGCGTACATGGATGCGACGTCGGTGCGGTTCCGGCGTGATGAGACGCGGCCCGAGGACGCGGCGGTGGTGTTGTACCCGCTGAGTACGGTCTCGCGGGAGACGCGGGGGGTGGTGCTCTCGCACGGTGCGCTGCTGACGGCGGCGGCGTCGTTGGTGGACCGGATGTGGCCGCGGTTGTCGGAGCTGGATCCTGGGCGGGCGAGTGCGCTGTTGGATCTGCCGTTGACGCAGGTCCAGGGGTTGGCGTCGTTGGTGGCGTGTGTGGTGGGCCGGGTGCGGGTGGGGTTGACCGCGCCGGGGACGTTGATGGCGCGTGTGTCCTCGTTCAAGCCGACGGTGCTGGTGTGTTCGGCGGCGCAGTTGGAGTCGGTGTTCGCTGTGGAGCGTGAGCGGGCGCAGTCGACGGGGTGGGACTCGTTGGCGACGTTCAACGCGTCGGTGGCGGCCGCGGTGGACTTCGACCAGTCGCCGAAGAAGGGTGCGTGGCGGCGGCTGTCGCGGTCGATGTACGGCTGGTCGTTCGTGCGGGTGCGGGAGATCTTCGGTAACCGGGTGCATCTGGGTGTGTGCTGGGGCGGTGGGCTCTCGCACGAGTTGGACGCGTTCTTCGGTGGTGTGGGTGTGCCGGTGATGCAGGTGTTCGGTACGCCGGAGACGGCTGGTGCGTTCTCGGCGAACGCGGTGGGTGACCGTGTGGCCGGGTCGGTGGGTCGTGTGTTGGACGACCGTGAGTTGTGGGTCTCGCCGGAGGGTGAGGCCTATGTGCGCGGTGGCGCGTTGTTCTCGGGGTACTGGGGGGACGCGGAGGGGTCGCGCAGTGCGTTCCGTGACGGCTGGTTGGCCACGGGTGTGGCCGTGGAGGTCGACGGTTCGGGTTTTGTGGGTCTGCGTGGCCGGGTGCGTCCGCAGGCCGCGGTGGCCGAGGTGCCGGGCCGGTTCGTGGCGCGTTCGGCGTCGGTGGGTGCCGCGGTGGAGCGTGTGGAGCCGGGTGTGGCGGTGGTGCCGGCGGAGGAGCGTGTCGCGGCGGGGTCGTGGTCGCCGGAGCCGGCGGCGGTGGAGTCGGGTGAGCGGTCGGACGCGGAGCTGGTGGCGGAGTTCGAGGCCCGGTTGCGGGCGCATCCGTTGATCAGTCAGGTGTTGGTGATCGTGGAGGGGCGGCCGTTCGCGAGTGCGCTGGTGACGTTGGTGCGCGACCAGTTGGAGTACTGGCGGTTGGTGAACGGGCGGCCGTTGTCGATGGCGCCGGAGGAGATCGCGGGGGACCGTGATCTGCTGCGTGAGGTGCAGGGGTTGGTGTACGAGGCGAACCGGTCGGTGCCGCGGCATCTGGCGGTGCGGTCGTTCCATGTGTTGGCGGAGGAGTTCACGTCGCAGTCGGGGCTGGTGCAGCCCTCGGGTGAGTTGCGGCGTGAGGCGGTGTTGCGGGCGTTCGCGGAGGAGATCGACGGGTTGTACCGCGTGCGTCGCGAGCCGTAG
- a CDS encoding LuxR C-terminal-related transcriptional regulator, which translates to MRVVIAEDLALLRDGLIRLLEAHDFTVVAAVDNGPDLQAALTEHKPDVAVVDVRLPPTFTDEGLQAALGARSQVPGLPILVLSQHVEQLYARELLSDDTGAVGYLLKDRVLDIGQFIEAVRRVADGGTAMDPAVISQLLARQDQSGPLAQLTPREREVLAEMAEGRSNSAIAGRLYITEKAVSKHINNIFTKLDLPPSSDDSRRVLAVLAYLNGQ; encoded by the coding sequence GTGCGCGTTGTCATCGCCGAAGACCTTGCCCTCCTCCGCGACGGTCTGATCCGGCTCCTCGAGGCACACGACTTCACCGTCGTCGCCGCCGTCGACAACGGCCCCGACCTCCAGGCCGCCCTCACCGAACACAAACCCGACGTCGCCGTCGTCGACGTCCGCCTACCCCCCACCTTCACCGACGAAGGCCTCCAAGCCGCCCTCGGAGCCCGCTCCCAGGTCCCCGGCCTGCCCATCCTCGTCCTGTCCCAACACGTCGAACAGCTCTACGCCCGGGAACTCCTCTCCGACGACACCGGCGCCGTCGGCTACCTCCTCAAGGACCGCGTCCTCGACATCGGCCAGTTCATCGAAGCCGTCCGCCGCGTCGCCGACGGCGGCACCGCCATGGACCCCGCCGTCATCTCCCAACTCCTCGCCCGCCAGGACCAGAGCGGCCCCCTCGCCCAACTCACCCCCCGCGAACGCGAAGTCCTCGCCGAAATGGCCGAAGGCCGCTCCAACTCCGCCATCGCCGGGCGCCTCTACATCACCGAAAAAGCCGTCAGCAAACACATCAACAACATCTTCACCAAACTCGACCTGCCGCCCTCCTCCGACGACAGCCGCCGCGTCCTCGCCGTCCTGGCCTACCTCAACGGCCAATAG
- a CDS encoding sensor histidine kinase produces the protein MANAPHHRAGPHHTGPLTTLAYLVLLISQNIATLLLLPLVIASAVLTLIWVGLPFIILTATLLRTLADTQRRTLGHILHQGRIPSVYRPVPPSGVVARAGAIITDPATWKDLLWLVSTPASVSLVLIPAAFLAHGTLHLLFTLNTLLNLIPNTALYGFYTPTNLPQTLLPLLTGAILLYLAYITTPRAITLYIRFNRLLLSPTEKARLTARVAHLATSRANTIDTQAAEIRRIERDLHDGAQARLVALGMNLGMAENIVETDPETARTMLAEARETTRHALMELRDLVRGIHPPVLVERGLHGAVHALALTHHLPISVTIDLNGRPADPVESAAYFAIAELLTNTVKHSGATHAWIHINHGRNRLVITITDNGTGGADATPGSGLAGIRRRLDAFDGTMNITSPPGGPTIVTLEIPCALSSPKTLPSSATV, from the coding sequence ATGGCCAACGCCCCACACCACCGAGCAGGCCCCCACCACACCGGCCCGCTCACCACCCTGGCCTACCTCGTCCTGCTCATCTCCCAGAACATCGCCACCCTCCTCCTACTCCCCCTCGTCATCGCCTCCGCCGTCCTCACCCTCATCTGGGTCGGCCTCCCCTTCATCATCCTCACCGCCACCCTCCTGCGCACCCTCGCCGACACCCAACGCCGCACACTCGGCCACATCCTCCACCAAGGCCGCATCCCCTCCGTCTACCGCCCCGTACCCCCCTCCGGCGTCGTCGCCCGCGCCGGCGCCATCATCACCGACCCCGCCACCTGGAAAGACCTCCTCTGGCTCGTCTCCACACCAGCCAGCGTCTCCCTCGTCCTCATCCCCGCCGCCTTCCTCGCCCACGGCACCCTCCACCTCCTCTTCACCCTCAACACCCTCCTCAACCTCATCCCCAACACCGCCCTCTACGGCTTCTACACCCCCACCAACCTCCCCCAAACCCTCCTCCCCCTCCTCACCGGCGCCATCCTGCTCTACCTCGCCTACATCACCACCCCCCGCGCCATCACCCTCTACATCCGCTTCAACCGACTCCTCCTCTCCCCCACCGAAAAAGCCCGACTCACCGCCCGCGTCGCCCACCTCGCCACCAGCCGCGCCAACACCATCGACACCCAAGCCGCCGAGATCCGCCGCATCGAACGCGACCTCCACGACGGCGCCCAAGCCCGCCTCGTCGCCCTGGGCATGAACCTCGGCATGGCCGAGAACATCGTCGAAACCGACCCCGAAACCGCCCGCACCATGCTCGCCGAAGCCCGCGAGACCACCCGCCACGCCCTCATGGAACTCCGCGACCTCGTCCGCGGCATCCACCCACCCGTCCTCGTCGAACGCGGACTCCACGGCGCCGTCCACGCCCTCGCCCTCACCCACCACCTGCCCATCAGCGTCACCATCGACCTCAACGGCCGCCCCGCCGACCCCGTCGAATCCGCCGCCTACTTCGCCATCGCCGAACTCCTCACCAACACCGTCAAACACTCAGGCGCCACCCACGCCTGGATCCACATCAACCACGGCCGCAACCGCCTGGTCATCACCATCACCGACAACGGCACCGGCGGAGCCGACGCCACCCCCGGCAGCGGCCTGGCCGGCATCCGTCGCCGCCTCGACGCATTCGATGGCACGATGAACATCACCAGCCCCCCGGGCGGCCCCACCATCGTGACCCTGGAGATCCCGTGCGCGTTGTCATCGCCGAAGACCTTGCCCTCCTCCGCGACGGTCTGA
- a CDS encoding SMI1/KNR4 family protein, with amino-acid sequence MIGSVWRELILQMYPEADLNDPADEVTLAEVEKHLMLPLPFELASLLRETDGVSNEYGDAVVWSARRLVEDNLAMRREPDYLELYAPFDEMIFFGDSDMGPQFAYVHTDYGPGIVVWDHESDRRRLVVVSLRDYLARCFIQGNAWFR; translated from the coding sequence ATGATCGGGAGTGTGTGGCGTGAACTGATCCTGCAGATGTATCCCGAGGCCGATCTGAACGATCCGGCCGATGAGGTGACCCTGGCCGAGGTGGAGAAGCACCTGATGCTGCCCCTGCCCTTCGAGTTGGCGTCGCTGCTGAGGGAGACCGACGGTGTGTCCAACGAGTACGGGGACGCGGTGGTGTGGAGTGCCCGGCGCCTGGTGGAGGACAACCTGGCGATGCGGCGCGAGCCGGACTACCTGGAGCTGTACGCGCCCTTCGACGAGATGATCTTCTTCGGCGACTCGGACATGGGTCCGCAGTTCGCCTATGTGCACACCGACTACGGTCCCGGGATCGTGGTGTGGGACCACGAGAGCGACCGCCGGCGCCTGGTGGTGGTCTCGTTGCGCGACTACCTGGCCAGGTGCTTCATCCAGGGCAACGCGTGGTTTCGGTGA
- the def gene encoding peptide deformylase, translated as MSEQSTPAQVAAVVQGREVAQYPELAPEAARGRVRRITVTGEDVLHRRNAEVPREMLGGAELSQLIDDMFVTMYAAEGVGLAANQVGVDLRLFVYDCPDDDGVRHVGHVVNPVLEERGAQDVLVVESEGCLSVPGPHADLGRLERATVRGVDKDGAEVVLSGQGYFARCLQHETDHTLGRLYIDRLSARERKRVLKKMSEMSQSVFERREERTAELVREFGG; from the coding sequence ATGTCGGAGCAGTCCACGCCTGCCCAGGTAGCCGCCGTCGTCCAGGGCCGGGAGGTGGCGCAGTACCCGGAGCTGGCGCCCGAGGCGGCCCGCGGCCGGGTGCGCCGGATCACGGTGACGGGCGAGGACGTGCTGCACCGGCGCAACGCCGAGGTGCCGCGGGAGATGCTGGGCGGCGCGGAGCTCTCGCAGCTGATCGACGACATGTTCGTGACGATGTACGCGGCCGAGGGTGTGGGGTTGGCGGCCAACCAGGTGGGTGTGGACCTGCGGTTGTTCGTCTACGACTGCCCCGACGATGACGGTGTGCGCCACGTGGGGCACGTGGTCAACCCGGTGCTGGAGGAGCGCGGCGCCCAGGACGTGCTGGTGGTGGAGTCGGAGGGGTGCCTGTCGGTGCCGGGCCCGCACGCGGATCTGGGCCGGTTGGAGCGGGCGACGGTGCGCGGTGTGGACAAGGACGGCGCCGAGGTGGTGCTGTCGGGTCAGGGCTACTTCGCGCGGTGCCTGCAGCACGAGACCGACCACACGCTGGGACGGCTCTACATCGACCGGCTCTCGGCGCGCGAGCGCAAGCGGGTGCTGAAGAAGATGAGCGAGATGTCCCAGAGCGTGTTCGAGCGGCGTGAGGAGCGTACGGCGGAGCTGGTGCGCGAGTTCGGGGGCTGA
- a CDS encoding VOC family protein: protein MHLHAITIDCADAYTLATFWSRALGHPLDPDDKPGDPEALIRLPQGPPLLFIGVPEPKTAKNRLHLDLCADPGTTRDAEVTRLQQLGATLVEDRRNPDGTGWAVLHDPEGHEFCVVRADHER, encoded by the coding sequence GTGCACCTCCACGCCATCACCATCGACTGCGCCGACGCCTACACCCTGGCCACCTTCTGGTCCCGCGCCCTGGGCCACCCCCTGGACCCCGACGACAAGCCCGGCGACCCCGAAGCCCTCATCCGCCTCCCCCAGGGCCCGCCCCTGCTCTTCATCGGCGTCCCCGAACCCAAGACCGCCAAGAACCGCCTGCACCTGGACCTGTGCGCCGACCCCGGCACCACCCGCGACGCCGAGGTCACCCGCCTGCAACAGCTCGGCGCCACCCTGGTCGAGGACCGCCGCAACCCCGACGGCACCGGCTGGGCCGTCCTGCACGACCCCGAGGGCCACGAGTTCTGCGTCGTCCGCGCCGACCACGAACGCTGA
- the rnhA gene encoding ribonuclease HI, producing MHNGDEVGGQPTQKVVIYTDGACSGNPGPGGWGVWLRYGDHEREMYGGEAQTTNNRMELMAAIQALESLKRPLPVLVHTDSSYVRNGITSWVANWKRRGWRTADKKPVKNVDLWQRLDEVSARYEVEWRWVRGHSGDEGNERADELARRGRDEAAGL from the coding sequence ATGCACAACGGGGACGAGGTCGGCGGGCAGCCGACGCAGAAGGTGGTCATCTACACCGATGGGGCGTGCAGCGGCAACCCCGGCCCGGGAGGGTGGGGTGTGTGGCTGCGCTACGGCGACCATGAGCGGGAGATGTACGGGGGCGAGGCGCAGACGACCAACAACCGGATGGAGCTGATGGCGGCCATCCAGGCGTTGGAGAGTCTGAAGCGTCCGCTGCCGGTGCTGGTGCACACCGACTCCTCCTACGTGCGCAACGGCATCACGTCGTGGGTGGCGAACTGGAAGCGGCGCGGGTGGCGGACGGCGGACAAGAAGCCGGTCAAGAACGTGGACCTGTGGCAGCGCCTGGACGAGGTGTCGGCGCGCTATGAGGTGGAGTGGCGCTGGGTGCGCGGGCACAGCGGCGACGAGGGCAACGAGCGCGCGGACGAGTTGGCGCGTCGGGGCAGGGACGAGGCCGCCGGGCTCTGA
- the soxR gene encoding redox-sensitive transcriptional activator SoxR encodes MSPITKELTVGQVAERAGVAVSALHFYERQGLIHSRRTAGNQRRYRRDTLRRVSFIRISQRVGLPLARIRQALDALPDNRTPTPRDWARVSEQWRDELDTRIAQLIRLRDDLTDCIGCGCLSLDTCTLSNPDDELAAAGTGPRRLMVDTIKAEDHS; translated from the coding sequence GTGTCACCCATCACCAAGGAACTCACCGTCGGCCAGGTCGCCGAACGCGCGGGCGTCGCCGTCTCCGCCCTGCACTTCTACGAACGCCAGGGCCTCATCCACAGCCGCCGCACCGCCGGCAACCAGCGCCGCTACCGCCGCGACACCCTCCGACGCGTCTCCTTCATCCGCATATCCCAACGCGTGGGCCTGCCCCTGGCACGCATCCGCCAGGCCCTGGACGCCCTGCCCGACAACCGCACCCCCACCCCCCGCGACTGGGCCCGCGTCTCCGAACAATGGCGCGACGAACTCGACACCCGCATCGCCCAGCTCATCCGCCTGCGCGACGACCTCACCGACTGCATTGGCTGCGGCTGCCTGTCCCTGGACACCTGCACCCTGTCCAACCCCGACGACGAACTCGCCGCCGCAGGCACCGGCCCCCGCCGCCTGATGGTCGACACCATCAAGGCCGAGGACCACTCCTAG
- a CDS encoding ABC transporter ATP-binding protein codes for MRLSDRGRLHRTPHTTPAAPPLIELRDVSLTHDRTTLVDHLDLTVHENEHVALIGLTTTATTALAHLLTGRTTPTHGHVTTHTPAQHFTPHPHHTLAQALTGHPNPSPLDPHLPPTLAATGLDPRDLHTPLARLDHRLLTHIHHARTLYALRTGTRLFIHTTDPTPTRTPHTGHLLITPHPTHTRGADRILLLVQGRVTETGTHRQLLLRGGAYARLYALHRHTG; via the coding sequence GTGAGGCTTTCAGACCGCGGCCGACTCCACCGCACACCGCACACCACTCCCGCCGCACCGCCCCTGATCGAGCTGCGCGACGTGTCCCTCACCCACGACCGCACCACCCTGGTCGACCACCTCGACCTCACCGTCCACGAAAACGAACACGTCGCCCTCATCGGCCTCACCACCACCGCCACCACCGCCCTGGCCCACCTGCTCACCGGGCGCACCACCCCCACCCACGGCCACGTCACCACCCACACACCCGCCCAGCACTTCACCCCCCACCCCCACCACACCCTCGCCCAAGCCCTCACCGGCCACCCCAACCCCTCGCCCCTGGACCCCCACCTGCCCCCCACCCTGGCCGCCACCGGCCTGGACCCACGCGACCTCCACACACCCCTGGCCCGCCTGGACCACCGCCTGCTCACCCACATCCACCACGCCCGCACCCTCTACGCCCTGCGCACCGGCACCCGCCTGTTCATCCACACCACCGACCCCACACCCACCCGCACCCCCCACACCGGCCACCTCCTCATCACCCCCCACCCCACCCACACCCGCGGCGCCGACCGCATCCTGCTCCTGGTCCAGGGCCGCGTCACCGAGACCGGCACCCACCGCCAACTCCTCCTACGCGGCGGCGCCTACGCACGCCTGTACGCCCTGCACCGCCACACCGGCTGA
- a CDS encoding Rossmann-fold NAD(P)-binding domain-containing protein, giving the protein MYLVTDPHHPVSHLVLHTLHTRRQPTLTTCPTHPTPITAAFLTCPGPHTPTTLPYALTHHTRHIVYLATTTPPDPLEDLITRLTPTWTLLHPGPPASHALRWAPLLRTGHLPTPRTHRPCPLVHEADLADVAVAALTEPRHHTHRTYDLTGPHHLTEADQIRILAQVLALPAPTGPHRAPAHEPTTTIERLLGRPARSFRQWAADHAADLR; this is encoded by the coding sequence ATGTACCTGGTCACCGACCCCCACCACCCCGTCAGCCACCTCGTGCTCCACACCCTGCACACCCGCCGACAACCCACCCTCACCACCTGCCCCACACACCCCACACCCATCACCGCCGCCTTCCTCACCTGCCCCGGCCCCCACACCCCCACCACACTCCCGTACGCCCTCACACACCACACCCGCCACATCGTCTACCTCGCCACCACCACACCCCCCGACCCCCTCGAAGACCTCATCACCCGCCTCACCCCCACCTGGACCCTCCTGCACCCCGGACCACCCGCCTCCCACGCCCTACGCTGGGCCCCACTCCTGCGCACCGGCCACCTGCCCACACCCCGCACCCACCGGCCCTGCCCCCTGGTCCACGAAGCCGACCTGGCCGACGTGGCCGTGGCCGCCCTCACCGAACCCCGCCACCACACCCACCGCACCTACGACCTCACCGGCCCCCACCACCTCACCGAAGCCGACCAGATCCGCATCCTCGCCCAAGTCCTGGCCCTGCCCGCCCCCACAGGACCCCACCGCGCACCCGCACACGAACCCACCACCACCATCGAACGCCTCCTGGGCCGCCCCGCCCGCTCCTTCCGCCAGTGGGCCGCCGACCACGCCGCCGACCTGCGCTGA
- a CDS encoding GlxA family transcriptional regulator: protein MSHEVVIALFEGVQSLDVTGPLEVFCGASRAPGSHYRVRTASLGGRTVTSSSGLGLAPQADLCAVERIDTLVVPGGEGTREMDGEFVAWLAGAAPRAGRVAGVCTGAFWLAEAGLLDGRAATTHWAHCGRLAREYPRVRVRAEPIFVREGPICTSAGVSAGIDLALALVEEDLGRRVALEVARHLVVFLTRPGDQAQFSTHLAAQAAQRPAVREVQHWIAQHPGRDLRVEVLARRAGMSPRQFARVFAAQVGVSPGRYVERVRLETARRVLVEGEAPVAAVARRCGYGTAEAMRRAFVRALGCSPAQYRERFGSRR from the coding sequence ATGAGCCACGAGGTCGTCATCGCCTTGTTCGAGGGTGTGCAGAGCCTGGACGTGACGGGTCCGCTGGAGGTCTTCTGTGGTGCCTCGCGCGCTCCGGGGTCCCACTACCGGGTGCGTACCGCCTCCCTGGGTGGTCGCACGGTCACCTCCTCCAGCGGGCTGGGCCTGGCGCCGCAGGCGGACCTGTGCGCTGTGGAGCGGATCGACACCCTGGTGGTGCCCGGCGGTGAGGGCACCCGCGAGATGGACGGGGAGTTCGTGGCGTGGCTGGCCGGGGCGGCGCCGCGCGCGGGGCGGGTGGCGGGGGTGTGCACGGGCGCGTTCTGGCTGGCCGAGGCGGGGTTGCTGGACGGCAGGGCGGCCACCACGCACTGGGCGCACTGCGGGCGGCTGGCGCGCGAGTACCCGCGGGTGCGGGTGCGCGCGGAGCCGATCTTCGTGCGCGAGGGGCCGATCTGTACCTCGGCCGGGGTGAGCGCGGGGATCGATCTGGCGCTGGCGCTGGTGGAGGAGGACCTGGGGCGGCGGGTGGCCCTGGAGGTGGCCCGCCACCTGGTGGTGTTCCTGACGCGGCCCGGCGACCAGGCCCAGTTCTCCACCCATCTGGCGGCGCAGGCGGCGCAGCGTCCGGCGGTGCGCGAGGTCCAGCACTGGATCGCCCAGCACCCGGGGCGGGATCTGCGGGTGGAGGTGTTGGCGCGGCGGGCGGGGATGTCGCCGCGCCAGTTCGCACGGGTGTTCGCCGCGCAGGTGGGGGTGAGTCCGGGCCGGTACGTGGAGCGGGTGCGGTTGGAGACGGCGCGGCGGGTGCTGGTGGAGGGTGAGGCTCCGGTGGCGGCGGTGGCGCGCCGGTGCGGTTACGGGACGGCGGAGGCGATGCGGCGGGCGTTCGTGCGGGCGCTGGGGTGTTCTCCGGCCCAGTACAGGGAGAGGTTCGGGTCGCGCCGGTGA
- a CDS encoding DJ-1/PfpI family protein: protein MRVAIVLFEGFTVLDAVGPYQVFSGVPGVEVVLVGASAGPVLDHVGSARMVAEASFEQVGRADVVVVPGGPGQVHHMDGGPVREWVRAVDATSTWTTSVCTGSLILAAAGLLRGRAATTHWLAVDQLGAWGASVSPERVVFDGKYVSAAGVSAGIDMALALAGRLWGPVMAQTVQLAIEYDPRPPFGAGSPHSAPAEVVEFLRERSDRVLRPR, encoded by the coding sequence ATGCGGGTGGCGATCGTGTTGTTCGAGGGGTTCACGGTGCTGGATGCGGTGGGTCCGTACCAGGTGTTCAGCGGTGTGCCGGGTGTGGAGGTGGTGCTGGTCGGTGCGTCGGCCGGGCCGGTGCTCGACCACGTGGGGTCGGCGCGCATGGTCGCCGAGGCCTCCTTCGAGCAGGTGGGGCGGGCCGATGTGGTGGTCGTGCCGGGCGGGCCCGGCCAGGTGCACCACATGGACGGTGGTCCGGTGCGCGAGTGGGTGCGGGCGGTGGACGCCACGAGCACGTGGACGACGTCGGTGTGCACGGGGTCGCTGATCCTGGCGGCGGCGGGGCTGTTGCGGGGGCGGGCGGCGACCACGCACTGGCTGGCGGTGGACCAGTTGGGTGCGTGGGGTGCGAGCGTGTCGCCCGAGCGGGTGGTCTTCGACGGCAAGTACGTGAGCGCGGCGGGGGTGAGCGCGGGCATCGACATGGCCCTGGCGCTGGCGGGGCGGCTGTGGGGGCCGGTGATGGCGCAGACGGTGCAGTTGGCCATCGAGTACGATCCGCGGCCGCCTTTCGGGGCGGGGTCGCCCCACAGCGCCCCGGCCGAGGTCGTGGAGTTCCTGCGGGAGCGCTCGGACCGGGTGCTGCGCCCGCGGTGA